From the genome of Toxoplasma gondii ME49 chromosome XII, whole genome shotgun sequence:
TAGAAGACAAGACAGCTTCACCTAAACCCAGCTTTCACCCCCAAATGCCCTCACCTCTGATTGTCAGAGACGCTCGTGCTTTTCGATCGCTTCGACAGTGGCACCGGACACACTGACGCCTCCGGCCGCCAGTCAAGTCCGGAGTGTGTCCCGGCACATTTTCAGAGACGGGAGGTTCAAGCTCGGCATGCAGCGGCATTCTGTGGCCTTCGTCTGCGGCCGAATCACCCGGAAAACTGTGAAGCGCAGGGTCAGGTGAAGCTGTTGACAAACGCGGGGCCGCAACTGTGCACGGCGTTCGCTGACAGAGGAAATCCGCAGTCTTTCCTAAAGAACGTTGCACGAATGAAGCTGCGACTTCAGACTGGTCAAGCGAGCCTCCGGGTTCATTGGCTCTCGCACACGCCGGTACCGGTGCGCTCTCTTGAATCGCAGAAGAAGGTGCCCGAGTCCTGGGGCTTTCGCGATCTTCACAACAGGCCTCATTCGCGTGTGGTTTTTTTGAAGCAGAAGTCGCGGACGATCCCTCGTGATGGTCTACAGTGTCAATGTCGGAATCGCTTCGACCACGAAACTGCCTCTTCGCACTGAAACCCGTCCCGGAGTCCTGCGTATCGCCCGCTGGCGTTTGGGGGACATCCGTCGTTCCGGTTGCGAGTGAGTTTAGCTCACGTCTCTGGGCCCCAAGGGTGGGCGACAGTTGCTCTGCATGCCGCCAACACTTGGACGTTATCTTTGGCGTCTGATATCGATCTGAGGCGCAGGAGTCACCCGTGGCCCCAGACTTCGTGACAAAAACGACTTTCGCGAGAGTGCCGCCAATGTCCACAGCGCACCGGTCACTCGGGCCCCCATTCCTCACAAGCTCGagcagccgcgccgccgAGGCTGTCGTGAGGCACGGCGGGTGATGCGGCGGATACAACACAAAAGCTGGTGAGAGGCTCCTGCGACTCCGCGACGGCCGCTGGGCAGGAGCGGCCGAAACGGAGGAAGGCTGGCGCGGCTCAGACGCGGAAGAGCGTCTGCGCGGCAGCGACCGCTCTCCGCAATAACGGCATCTACAAGGGCGGCAAAAATTCCACGAATAGCTTCCAGGCCCCCGGCGTGAGCTGCCAGGCAGGCTCAGTGGGAGGGCGGCGGCGAGTAATCGCTCCGACCTAACTGGCGCGCCCGGGTCAGGCGGGTTGGGTGCGTCGCTCGGCGTGGCTTCGAGGTTATTCGAGTTAGGCCGCTGCCTAGCTGCCTTGCATTGTCGCAGTTGGTCCAACTGACACGGTCTCATACCGGTGCCGCAGCTGCAATGGCAGCGACGATGGTTCACAAACGCAGAGGGTCCTTTCCGGCAACCCTGGGGCCTGCTCGCCCCAAATCCTTCGTCCCCAGACCCTTTGTCACCAAACCCTTCGCCGCGCCCCGCTGcaagaggggaaaagagacgcggattgctggcgagagaggagacgcatgcCGGTTCGTTGCAGCCTGTCCAGTCCCCCTTTAGCTGTTGCGTCTCATCCGGCGCCGACGCCTCGGCGGCTGCGTGAACGCTGTTTTCGTCGCAGACGGACGAGGTGCAAGGGCAGTTACGGCAGCTGCAGTGATGGAGACATCGGTCATCGCGGCGGGGGCAGGCGAAGGAGTGGGGACGAGAGATTTCCGAGAACAAcatgtctctgcttttccagaACGAGGCGTCGGGGTCGACGACTCCTGCCGCACTCTGGGAGCAAGCCATGGAAGCCCGGGGATCACACTGCTCTCGCACTGGACACACGCAACGGCTAAGCAGGCCCGAGGCACCGTCTTCGGAAGGCTGCATtagactggagaagaacgctTCTCCGATCTTGTGAACGGAAAAAACCGACCAGAACTCCAGCACATCGACTCTACAGTACACATGGGTCATCCAGATCTGCCCAGGGCCGTTTCGAGTGTTGCATAACGGGGAGAATCCCGTAAAGGCGTGAGAGGGATTCGAATCAGAAGATACACGTTGAGGACCATCGGCGCTTCTTATAGAACAGAGTGCCGTGCACTTCGCAGCAGAACAACTCGATGCAGCAAACGCCGCCGTCCGAAAGTATCCGAAGGATACACCTGCGACTGTCTACGGACAACCGGGTGGAACTCGTTTCGTCAGCTACGAGTGCCGAAAGATCCGAAGCGCCCAGCCGAAAAGCCGTTACGAgattcagagagagaaagacgggaAACCCTCGCGGTGTCTACAGGACTATTACTCTGCGCATGGGACGAAAGAGACTCTGTTGGAAAGAAGATTCCGCTGTTTGAGCAAACAGGCAGCAGAAGCGACTGAGACTCTGTCTGAATCCGCACACTCAGCTCCGAGACGTGCTCTTGTGTCTTCCACCTTTGTCTTTGCTGTTCGGTCCACGAAAAGATCTTAGGCTGCAACGATGCCGCTTCCATCCCTCAGAAGGGGTGTCGGTACACAATTAGATCCCGCTGAAATGCAAACATCCGTATTTGGATGTCGATCCTCGTAGTGATCCTCGCATTTCTGCCGTAAAAACCTGGCAAACATActcgtctctgtctgagCTTGTCTCAAACTCTTGGTCACATATGTGTACGTGCAGTAGTTACATATAAATAGACCCGCTTGTTTTCGAGTATGGAGTGATAATGTCTCAATGTCGCCTTGCAATGGCTCATCGAAAAAATCTGCACACGCCGAGTGCCATGGAACAAAGAAAATGCCGTTGCatcagaaggcgaagagggaACGAAGAGCGCGAGGTTTTACGGGTTTCCCGTTCCAAAGCCATCGAAGAGATATAGAAAATGGAGGGAGGCCAATTGCGGAGAAtcgacgagaaaagaggagaacacGGTAGAAAAACGTAGCTAATCCGTCCGTCTCCAAGTGACTCGAGGAAAAGCGCGccagcatgcatgcaccggaCACTCAGCGTTGCTGATTGCCGCGCATAACAATGCACAACGGGAATCGAAGTTCTAGTATttttgcttctgtctcctgcatATGTCGAGACACCCAGGTAGTATCGAATGGTAAGCAACTCACGAAGAGAATTTCAGCAAGCAGGGCGAGCCTTGTAGAGAGCTTCTCTGGTATGCTTACCGAATACATCTTCAGCAAGATACGCTTTTTGTGTTCCGCGGGGCGAGCATCGAACAAGCTGGATAGCCGCTGCAGTGGAGGGACAGTGTGCTCGTAGAGGGACAGAAGCAAGAACTTTCAAACGTCTTTAACGCTTTTAAGGGAAGGATCGAGAGGATATGTTGTAGCTCCGTCAACAGTTCCCCGTTGCCAAGCGAAAAGTCTTCGATTTTGTGTGGGACCGTCACAGCATATGCCTCAGTGTGACTTCTCCCAGGCCCCGCACCAGGGATAGCAGCTCTATTTAGGAATATAGTTAAAGCATCCTTTCTACGCGCGGAACAATATCTGCTGGAAGATGATATCACTGAGGACGACTGGAATTGTAGCGGAGACGCCACTCAATGCTGAGTGAAGACGTATTCTAGATCATCCGATACTACTCAGAAACGAAGCTAGCGACAAATGTAGTAGCAACTGCCAACTGGTGGCCACATTTCCTCCTAACGAGTGCTGGTGTACGCTCAAATATCATGCTTATCGCATATGAACTGCCAGCAAAACGCCGGAAGCGGACGTTTCTTGCACACAGCTACTGTTTGTCGTAGCATCCGCAAAATATCGGAGAAATGCTGGTTGGCAGGCACTGTGGGAAATGGTAACGGCGTTTTCAATATAAATACAAGGGTGGGAAGTAACAGACAAAATGCGCTTAGGCAAGTGAAGAAGTTCAACTTCTCCCAGGATCTCTTTCCAACGTAATCTGACTATACCCGTCGCCTTGCAAGAGTGTTGTTCGATTTATAACTGTTAATGTGCATGCGGTTAGTTTGTGCATTCAAGTATTCGCCGTTAAACACTCGCACGTGGACACGTGGCGCTTCCCTATTTGAAGCAAGCTGGCTTTAATGTCCTTGCCTGACAGTCCGCTCTTGTTTCTGTGCTGGCACGGATCGGTCTTTCGCGGCGGTTGAAGTCTCGGGAACTGTACCAATTTTTTTGGTAGAGAACAGTTGAGTTTCTGCTCGCCCCAAGCTTCTGATCCAGAGCGCCGCACGGAAGATGCTAGTTCCCTCCTGTCCTCTtagcacagaaaaaagagtgcTCTGGACAAACCGATGCCGCACTGCTTGAGCAAGACAGGTATATCTCTGCCAGGCAGGTTGGGAGGATCTTACGCTCAGTTGGCAATGCACCTTTTTACGTGACTAAGGCAGCACCAGCGAATTCGCTTTATGACGCGTCATGTTGGCGGTTCATTTGAGGCCTTGACTGTGAAACGATAACTTGGACATGGGGCCGAGAGCAGTTCCTGTGCATGGAATTAATgagaagacggcggagacacctgaCCAGATACTTGATGTATCTTCAGCGTTGTTCTTCGATATTTGTGCCTCTGCATATGTAGCAGAAGAGGTCGTCGCAAGCTGGATGCCAAGAaggtccttctcctctcagCCTGCAGGAAGTATCACTCGCCGTTCCGTGCCAAGTGTTTTTTGTGTAACCAGAGATGGGGATGGAAACGTCTGGCGACGGAGAAAGGCTGTCTTCGGCGGCATCTCGTCGTGCTCCCCTCCAGCAAGGGGCACGCCCAGACAAATGGCCACAATTGCCCTGCATGATTCCCGATCTTGTGGTCCCCGAAACCTCGAAAAGCATTTGGGAATTCCGATCGCCTGCCCTCCCATGGGATCCCATCGGTCCCCCTGGGAGTGGAGAAGCACCCAAATGTTTCGTCGACGCAAAATTTCTTCGCAGTGCAGTGCCGGCGAAGATAAGGGAACGGACAGCTGGCTGGAAGAGGGCACCAAGCTGCTGGGACCCTTCGACTTCACTCGAGGAGTACCCCGCTGTCGATCTTAGCTTTTCCCCTGGGGCGTCTGGCACATTGCCCGAACTGCCGAGCGATTCTGGCAGCAAACAAAAGCAACGCGTTGGACGGTCGGGTAGCAATCGTACAAAAACTGAAGCTCCAGAAACGCGCGACAACGACCCGGCACCTGTctcgctgcagagaaagggaggatTAAACCGTTTTGCCGACAGCCACATCGGAAATACCTCGCAAGCTCCCACCGGAGGCGGCAAGAAACTGTATTACGCTGATATAGGCAAGGCGGATTCCAATGCAACCGGGTCTGCGACGTCAGAAAAGGCTGCGGGGAAGGCAAATGGTGGACTTTCGGAAACGTCTCTAAAGCTACTGATGGACGACCGCCTGTTGGCTTATGTGGACCTGGAGGCCTTGCTTGTAGAAGGACGACGCGGTAATCAGCCAGTGGTTGTAGACCTAGACGCCTTTCTCAGCCGCGATGTGGGGAGCATCGTGACACCACCAGGTGCGCCTCTATGCGTTGCTGGGATAGCTTCTGCATTTAGCGTGATCGCCGACAACGCTGTCCTCCTTCCCAAGGGCACGTTTCTCTGGGAATTAATCTACCCACAGTCTGAATCTGGCTGGCCGTTGTACAACCCTCAAGGCTTGTATTATGTTAAACTCTTCTTACGCTCGCGGTGGTGCTTGGTGGAGATCGACGACCTCATACCCTGCGACCCAGCCCACAGGCCTCTAGCACCTCTGTCCTCTCAAGGCAAACACGAGCTTTGGCCGTTGCTGCTTACTAAGGCGATCTGGAAAGCATTCCAGGGAGAAATCGCGCTCGGCATGTCGGAAATTCCGATACTCGAGGCCCTaagtggaagaaaagaagtcgcttttcctctgaCAGCTGGAGTCATACGGCACTTTTTGAATAAAGGCTTTTGGGCTAGCGTCAAGATACGACCCACAGAGGCTCAGACTTTCGATCGGCGACACGAAACAGAAACTAGCCAGGGATCGACTGATAGCCATGAAGATGCGAGTGTCACATTTCTGGTTTGCAATTTGAGTCCTGAAAACTCGACAACCCAGCAAGTCTGTCTGCGGAGCGGAGCGTTCTCTTTAAAACGAGATTATCTTCAGCTACACAAAAGTAGTAATGTCGTTCAACAGCGATTTCGTGAGTCCCAACCTACAGCGAAACGGGTCGTGCCCGGTGGGCTAAGCTCGACCGACTTTTTTTTTCcggaggaggagggagaatCCGAAGAGGAGTACGGCGGTTTGTTCTCTGTTGTCAGCTCGGACCATCCAGAAAACAGAACGGAACTTATGACTCAGAGAGCCAAGGAAGAATCAaagcggaaggcgaaggaacTTCGAAAGGACGATCGCGGGCGCATCATCATATGCAAGCCATGGGGAAAGCTACTAAAACATTTACTTGGAGACGCCTTACCGCATCCTCTGCCTGACGCTACCTTGCACGACTTTCTTGCCGAAGAGAGCAGACCGAACACATTGAGGCAGACAGACACCGAAGGCACATTTAGACCGCCCAACGGAGTTGGGAGCCTCCAAGACGCCCACGCCACCAAGATTAACAGGCAAAATGACGTATTTGGAGGCCCCTCTGGCAAGGTAatcaacagagaaacgacacTCCCCCTCAGCTGAGACTGCACGGAAAATACGGGAGACGACCTGCCTCGCAGACAGCGTATGCGGACGAACAGAGGCGTAGACGGCGTCAGATAATGATGTCTTATTCTCATAATATCCCGGAATGGGTGATAGCTGGTTGGGGAGTTTGCCTTTCTTTTGGGGCTAAAAACTCGCGCT
Proteins encoded in this window:
- a CDS encoding fumble protein (encoded by transcript TGME49_307770), giving the protein MTHVYCRVDVLEFWSVFSVHKIGEAFFSSLMQPSEDGASGLLSRCVCPVREQCDPRASMACSQSAAGVVDPDASFWKSRDMLFSEISRPHSFACPRRDDRCLHHCSCRNCPCTSSVCDENSVHAAAEASAPDETQQLKGDWTGCNEPACVSSLASNPRLFSPLAAGRGEGFGDKGSGDEGFGASRPQGCRKGPSAFVNHRRCHCSCGTGMRPCQLDQLRQCKAARQRPNSNNLEATPSDAPNPPDPGAPVRSERLLAAALPLSLPGSSRRGPGSYSWNFCRPCRCRYCGERSLPRRRSSASEPRQPSSVSAAPAQRPSRSRRSLSPAFVLYPPHHPPCLTTASAARLLELVRNGGPSDRCAVDIGGTLAKVVFVTKSGATGDSCASDRYQTPKITSKCWRHAEQLSPTLGAQRRELNSLATGTTDVPQTPAGDTQDSGTGFSAKRQFRGRSDSDIDTVDHHEGSSATSASKKPHANEACCEDRESPRTRAPSSAIQESAPVPACARANEPGGSLDQSEVAASFVQRSLGKTADFLCQRTPCTVAAPRLSTASPDPALHSFPGDSAADEGHRMPLHAELEPPVSENVPGHTPDLTGGRRRQCVRCHCRSDRKARASLTIRATPEHVIRFTYFHTKDVSSLLHFLKANGFAQPGVVLRATGGGAHKFSALFLERLGVQLKKLDEMESIMKGLVCLASSTDSVFRFDLQKKQRIHVHVTTPLYPFLVVNIGSGVSILKATSPSSFVRVTGTCIGGGTVLGLARLLFHAKTFKQVVKLSQRGTDLLDLKVGDLFGDAAGSRCLPADTLASSFGRLYLMTSQEDGNLLRKNLRKEDVARSLIHMVSYNLGYLAYLVGTAHGVRRIFFAGKYINNHEFTMESITHGVNFYMRQYDAAAQSVSIPASLQPVDPSCSRNLSSVLSCSSPCGTAVPVTNHEFQKETEEIGRAPVESGRDGHLSAPRLLLSWVQATETENKIFCCSRYARRIHKKGARSKSAPPALGTGRSAGGGQPHAVPDVCVLGDNNRLPSFPPDADFRRQESESHSPLGCGHSLCNHSHWQPPYEKVFTGVDKSHETTCMLEPERGSPGERAGKGCIARSQAHVLARRGGASSTQTRQSANQRLSISSQENTLPYSPFFSSGQSTHEAQEQDSNINSEPSAAAEASAGSAATRQGPVTRNDRTTQRVLPTGSKAWPQPPPFEVLFLRHDGYLGALGALVAADECPVETSRC
- a CDS encoding hypothetical protein (encoded by transcript TGME49_307780); translated protein: MGMETSGDGERLSSAASRRAPLQQGARPDKWPQLPCMIPDLVVPETSKSIWEFRSPALPWDPIGPPGSGEAPKCFVDAKFLRSAVPAKIRERTAGWKRAPSCWDPSTSLEEYPAVDLSFSPGASGTLPELPSDSGSKQKQRVGRSGSNRTKTEAPETRDNDPAPVSLQRKGGLNRFADSHIGNTSQAPTGGGKKLYYADIGKADSNATGSATSEKAAGKANGGLSETSLKLLMDDRLLAYVDLEALLVEGRRGNQPVVVDLDAFLSRDVGSIVTPPGAPLCVAGIASAFSVIADNAVLLPKGTFLWELIYPQSESGWPLYNPQGLYYVKLFLRSRWCLVEIDDLIPCDPAHRPLAPLSSQGKHELWPLLLTKAIWKAFQGEIALGMSEIPILEALSGRKEVAFPLTAGVIRHFLNKGFWASVKIRPTEAQTFDRRHETETSQGSTDSHEDASVTFLVCNLSPENSTTQQVCLRSGAFSLKRDYLQLHKSSNVVQQRFRESQPTAKRVVPGGLSSTDFFFPEEEGESEEEYGGLFSVVSSDHPENRTELMTQRAKEESKRKAKELRKDDRGRIIICKPWGKLLKHLLGDALPHPLPDATLHDFLAEESRPNTLRQTDTEGTFRPPNGVGSLQDAHATKINRQNDVFGGPSGKVINRETTLPLS